A stretch of DNA from Spirosoma endbachense:
AATGAAAATCATAATCATAGTCATCTTCCAGAATGGCAAATCGGTATTGTTCAGCCAGTTGCAGGAGCCGAATACGCCGATCGGGTCGGAGTGTCACCGTGGTTGGATAATGATGGTGCGGAGTCACAAATACCATCCGGATAGTGTTCTTTTGCTCACACAAACGAGCCAGTGCATCAACGTCTAAACCATGTTGATCGACAGGAACGGTCAGGATCGTGGCACCGGTTTTTCGAAAATTCATCGTAGCACCTGCCCAGGTCGTTTCGCCAGTTACGACGATGTCGCCGGATCGCAGTAAAACCTGGCTCGTCAGGTGCAAACCCATAATGCTTCCGCGAGTAATGAGTATGTTCTCGGGTGTGGTCCGTAGCCCTCGGGTTTCGTTTAGATGAAGAGAAAGCTGTTCACGTAACAGCAAATGCCCTTTGGTATCGCCGTAACCGAAATGAGTCTGTGGATTTCCCCACCGGAAATACGAGCGATAAGCCCGGCTTAATTCGTCCATTGGAGCCAGTCGAATATCTGGAAACCCATCGTCGAGGTGTAAACCGGCTGAGTTAGTCAACACGGGCCTGACCAGAAAATTGAGCGAATCGAAGGCATAACCCGGCTGTGTTCCGGTGCTATCCGTTCCCAAAACGCTGGCTGTACTATCGTTGCTCGCCAATAGCTGCGGCTTAATGTCAGGAAAATGAGCGGCCACATAGGTGCCGCTACCAGCCCGGCTTTCGAGCCAGCCCTGTGCCAAACCCTCATCATAAGCGGCTACAACCGTCTGCCGGTTCAACTCAAGTAAGTCGGCCAGTTGACGCGTTCCGGGCAATCGCTGGCCAGCCACGAGCGTTCCTGCGCGAATAAGCTGGCCCAGTTGTTCGCTTAACTGTAGAAAAACTGGGGTAGGTAATGTCTTGTCAACCTGAATCAGCGATTTGAATGGCGGCATAACCGGACTAGCAGAAATCTAAAAACTGGACGACTTGAGTAGACCGGCAAATAACGACATTTGTTTTGAAAAAGAACAGGGCACCTGATTTTGGGAAAGTTGTTGTCTACTTATCCGTATCAAACGTCCTGCCTAAAAAATCACCAACGATGCAAACCGCCCGCACAACACCCAGTCGTTTAGCCAAGCGTGCTCATTACGACGAAGCCACAATTCACCCCATTCTGGACGAAGCCCTTTTTTGCACAGTTAGCTTCGCCGTCGATGGTCAACCGATGGCCATTCCAACCGCATTCGCCCGAAAAGGCGACCGGGTTTATATCCACGGGTCTGTTGGCAGCCACTTCATTCGTACAATCGAACAGGGTGGTCCGGTCTGCATTTCAGTGATGTTGACGGATGGACTTGTTCTGGCCAAATCGGCGTTTCATCACTCGGTCAATTACCGTTCGGTGGTCATCTTTGCAACTGCTGAGAAAGTAACCGACGAGAACGAACGCATGGAAGCGCTGGCACTGATTACCGATCACTTGATTCCCGGTCGCTGGGACGATCTGCGCCCAACGACCAGCAGTGAAATGCGAAAAACGACCGTGCTGGCATTTTCGCTGGCCGAAGCGTCGGCCAAAGTACGCACCGGTGGCCCCAATGACGACCCTGAAGATGAGGGCCTGCCAACCTGGGCGGGTGTAATTCCAATGCAGACAGTGCGATTAACCCCGCTTGCTGCCGAAAATAGCCTAGGGACACCATTGCCTGATTATTTACAGAACGCTTGACACAAGATGATTCCTGCCAACGAATTACTCCTTTTTGCGCTGGCTGCGCTGGGTCTCGTACTCAGCCCCGGACCGAACATGATTTACCTGATTTCCCGCTCCATCACCCAGGGACGGCGTGCAGGTTTAGTGTCGCTTGCCGGTGTCTTGGCTGGGTTTCTGGGTCATATTTTTCTGGTTTCCTTTGGGTTATCAGCCGTGTTTCTGGCAATTCCGCTGGCGTATGACGTATTACGATGGCTCGGTGTCGGCTACCTGCTCTACCTAGCCTGGGAAGCCGTTAAACCCGGCAGTTCTTCCCCCTTCCAGACGCGAGCTCTATCGCACGATTCTGACTGGAAGCTATTCCGGATGGGCCTGCTGACCAATGCGCTCAATCCGAAAGTAGCCCTGTTTTATCTATCATTTTTTCCGCAGTTTACGCACCCTGAATACGGTTCGTTACTGACTCAAAACGTTCAGTTGGGCTTGATTCAGCTAACCATTAGTGGATCAGTCAATATGGTTATCATATTATCGGCCGCCCGGATGGCCAGTTGGTTTCAGGCTCGTCCGGTTTATATTCGGGTGCAGAAATGGTTTATGGCCAGTATTCTGACAGGATTGGCTGTGCGCATGGCAATCGACAAAGGGAAATAAACAATACAGGCCTTTCACAAAGAGCCGTGCCACGGTGCCAAACCGTGGCACGGCTCGAAGCCAAAGTCATGCAATAATCAATAGCCGATATCAACAACTATACGACAATGTATATACCACACGCCTTTCAGGAAACCGACCGCCCTACACTGTTGCAGTTCATCCGCGATAACTCCTTTGCGTTGCTTGTTACGACGGGCCACGATGGTATTCCGGTAGCCACACATCTGCCCATTGAACTTCTGGCTGATACCGATGGCCAATTTCAATTAGTTGGCCACCTGGCCAAAGCCAATCCGCAATGGAAACTATTGGGACAGGATAGACCTGCACTGGCCGTATTTTCGGGGCCGCATAGCTACATTTCCTCTTCGTGGTACGATCATGTTAATGTACCCACCTGGAATTATCTGTCGGTGCATATTACTGGGCGAACGAGCATGCTAAGCGACGATGAAACCCTTGATTTTCTGCGCCAGCAGGTAGATCGCTATGAGGCTCATTCAAGGCATCCGGTATCCGTTGAAAGTATGACCGCAGACTACGTTCGGAAACAAATGCGTGGCGTAGTCGCTTTCAAAATGACCATTGATACGATGCAGGGAGCGGCTAAGCTCAGCCAAAATCGAGACGACAAAAACTACCAGTCCATTATCTCCGAACTACGTCAGACGGGTAATGCTGATGCAGAAAAAATGGCCAACGAAATGGCTACCCGACGACCAACGATTGACAAGTAATACGAATGCACTATGGCAAAGCAACACACGTACGCATTAACCACTCGATGGACCGGAAATAAAGGAGAAGGGACTACCAATTACCGTTCATACGACAGAGATCATGTCGTTTCGGCCGAAAACAAACCTGACATTCCTGCGTCATCGGACCCGTCGTTTCGGGGCAATAAAAGCCGATACAATCCGGAAGAATTGCTTGTTGCCTCCCTGGCAAGCTGCCATATGCTCTGGTACCTGCATTTGTGTGCCGAAGCAGGCGTTGTTGTTGTCGATTATACGGATCAGGCAACAGGAACAATGATAGAGACGCCAGACGGTGGCGGCCATTTCAGTGAAGTAACGCTTTCGCCGGTCGTACTTGTCACCGACGAAGCGATGATTGCCAAAGCGAACGAATTGCATCATCAGGCTAACAAATTATGCTTTATTGCCAATTCCTGTAATTTCCCGGTTTATCATAAACCCATCTGTAGAGTCGCAGAAAAATAGTCGTGATTACAAACCTATAAGGTTTTTGAAACCTTATAGGTTTAAATAACAGAATACGGATGGTTGCTTAAATCCAGGAAAAAGAAGAAAAAGTAAATTTTATTTTCATTTGGACTGAGCTAAGTAGCTGAAAAGAAAACGCATTTACGACCGAAAAAACAGCACCGCTCTATTAAACGGACAATAGTTTTTTTATTGATCGCCTGGTAGATAATCCGGAAGGAGCGAATCGAGGGAAATACTAGCCGTTCCGGTCGTCGAGCCATTATCGTTGGCAGACAGGTTCCGATAAATTTTTTGCATGGCCACCCACCGACGACGCGACACCGGCAGCACATCGCCCGAATGCAGGTAAACCAGACCGGTATTATCCGGCTGCACAGGCCCCAGATAGGCTATGTACTGGAGGTTGATGATGCAGTTTCGATGAGTCCGTATAAACCACTCTTTAGGCAACTGGGGTTCATAGTATTTTAAGGTGCGGGGAAGCAGCATCCGTTGCCCATCTTTCCAGTGAAGCCAGCTATAGTTACCGGTGGCCTGTAAAAACATCAGATCAGCTATCGGGCGGCTAATTTTGCCCGTTTTATGGGCGTGCATTTTGAGCATGTCTCCGGGTTGTAGGAGCGATTGTTTCATAACATACTAAAAAGAGGAAGGTTGAAAAGACTCGTTGATTCAATGGATGGATTGAAATTGGCAGATAAATAAAGCCAATCCATATACGTCTGCTACCACAAGCGTTGCAATCCTTAACACTCATGTTACATTTTCAGGCCTTTCGCTTCGAGCCGTGCCACGGTTATCACAAGTAGGACCATTAACTGTAGCACGGCTCGAAGCGAAAGGCCTGATTTTAACTCACATCGTATGGTCAGTCATCCTGACTGAGTTATTAGCAATCTATACTAGTCTGTATTGCCTGTAGTTTATCACGTGTTCGCTTCAGACGCATCTTTACCGCACTTTCCGACAACTTGTAGTATTCGCTAAGGTCTCGAATTGATAAGCCCTGTTCATACTTTAGTCGAAGTAGGGTTAGCTCCTCGTCCGGTAGTTTCATAAGGGCCAGCTCCTGAGCTTGTATCCGCCGTTCTACCACCTCCTTCAGGCGTATACCTGGTATGCCATCAATCAGTTCCTCGTCAGATAGCGTATCCGATAAATCATAGGGCAATGGCTCGGTTTTAAGCTGCTTGTTTAACCGAAGCCGATCCAGACAATAATGGTATGAAATGGCATACAGCCAGGTAGAAAATGAGGAGCGATTCTGGAAGGAGTTCAACTTGTCAAATACCTTGATGAAGATGTCCTGGGTATAGTCCTGAGCGTCGGCGGAATCATTAGTCATGGCCAGGCACGTCCGATACACTTTATGGGCATATTGGTTATAGAGTATCTCAAAGCTGTTGTCTGAATAACTGGTCTGAAACGTATCGATTATCTGGTTGTCGGCTGAACGTGTTTTTTTCATGGCGGCAGAAAAATTCTATAAAGTGAGTAAGTAAAAGACATGAAGCGATTCAATGGATCAATCAGCCCTGTCAATAAGTCCGCAAGTTGCGGCACTGATGGTTGGTCTGCTAACACACTCGTTGCATTCATTAGCACTTATGTTACATGACAATAAAAAAGCCCGAAAATCCGGGCTTAAATGGCAAAAATGTCCCTTTGGTGTGAGGTCAGGGCCTTAAACCAGACCCCTGCGGACGGTTCGCCGTGGCGATTCTTAAAACCGAGTGTATAGTCTGGATGAGGTTTGGAGAATCACCACAGTGAACCGTTCTCCCCTGTCGGTTTTGAGAAACCTTTCCGTGTCAGTTTCTTCAAACTGACACCACATCGACTGCTTTACAGACGAATTCAAGGACCAATAAAGACAAAACAATGTTCTGTGAACGGGCTTAACCCAACGTTGACGTGGGCTTTCCATACTGCGAAGGCAAGACGCCATAACGCTCCTGAAACACTTTGGCAAAGTAAGACAGGTTGTCAAAACCAACCGAATAAGCCACCTGGGTTACGTTCTGTTGGCCTTCGGTCAGTAGTTCGGCGGCCCTGGCAAGCCGGATATCCCGGATAAAGGAGGTAGCAGGTTTGTTGGTTAACGCTTTGAGCTTACGGTGAAGTTGCACCCTGCTTAGGTTGGCGGCTTCGGCCAGTTCCTCAACGGTAAATCCGGTATTATCTATGTGCGGAATAACAAGCGCCGTCATCCGGTCGATAAACTGCTGTTCAGCCGTTAATGGAGCCGGAATGTTTATCTGGCTATCCGGAGTGGGCTGGCTCATAGAAAACCACTGGTACAGGCGTTCGCGCTGCTCGATCAGATTGCGTACCCTGACCTGAATTTCAGACCGGTTGAAAGGTTTGGTCAGGTAGTCATCGGCGCCTAGTTCAAAGCCTGCGATTCGGTCTTCGACAGTAGCTTTGGCCGTCAGCATGATCACAGGAATATGACTGGTGGCTGGCTGCATTTTCAGTGCCTCGCAGAACCCAAATCCATCGAGCCGGGGCATCATGAGGTCGCAGATAACCATGTCGGGCAGTGCAGTAGTCGCTTTTTCGAGGCCGTCCTGTCCATCAATGGCTTCAATGATCTGATAATCCTGCTCAAAAATACTACGTACATACGACCGGATGTCCTCGTTATCGTCTATGATCAGCAGAATGTTAGCGGTTCCAGGCGCGGAGGGGTCCAGATTCTCCGTTTCCGCTGGTACTGATACGGATGCAATAGGAGCAGACAAGGAGAGTTCAGTCCAGGATGCCGGCATTCTATCGATCGTCATCAGCGGCAGTGCAACCGTAAATGTGGTGCCAAGACCTTCGGCGCTGACAACGTCGATCGTGCCATTCAGCACCCTGACCAGTTCATTGACCAGTGCCAGCCCTATACCAGTGCCTTCGTACGTACGATTTAGCTTGCCATCGACCTGATAAAATCGGTTGAAAATATTAGGCACATGTTCGGGTGGAATGCCAATGCCGGTATCCTGAATCGTTATTAGCAATTGATTCCCAGCCCCTTCGTCGGGATAATGCAGGTTCATGCTGACGTTGTTGCCCGCCGGAGTAAATTTAAAGGCGTTGGAGAGCAGGTTCGTCACTATTTTTTCCAGTTTATCCCGGTCAAAACGAGCCCACCACGTCGTTTGATTTTGATCGAATGAAAACGCGATTCCACGGCTTTCGGCTAAGGAGTTGAATGAACCGGCTATCATTCGAAAAAAAGCAGCCATATCGCCCGGTTCCAATTCGGGCTTTAACTCACCCGCTTCCAGTTTCCCCAGATCGAGCAATTGATTGATCAGTGTCATCAGCCGATGGCCGTTTCGCTCCATCAGCGTCAGTTCAGGATGATGAGGAAATTGTTTTTTCAGGTTGTCCAGTGGCCCTAGAATCAGGGTTAGGGGGGTACGGAATTCGTGAGAGATATTGGTAAAAAACTCGGTTTTCAGACTATCCAGTTCTGCTAACCGATTCGCTTCCTTTTTCTCAAAAACAACCTGTTGCTCGAGCAATAGTCGCTGGGTCTGAACCCGGTAGAGCTGCCAGCCCACCACTGCAATAATTATCGCATAGAGCAAATAAGCCCACCAGGTTTGATAAAATGGCGGATGAATTCGTACCTGGAGTTCGACAGGTTTGCTCCAGACTTCGCCATCAACCGAACCCATCATCCGAAAAGTGTAGTTGCCCGGTGGTAATTGAGCATAGTTGGCAAAGCGGTTGGTACCCGCCGATACCCAATCCCGGTCAATCCCATTGAGCCGGTAGCGGTATTGATTTTTGGCTGAGTTCGCAAAGTCCATCAGCCCGAATTCGAACGTGATCAGGTTCTGGGTATGCGACAGATTGAGCTGTTGCTTGTACTCGATTCCTTCGGTCAGTATCCCATCGGAGCTGCCCACGTCAACGGTTTCATTGTTGACTTTCAAACCAATCAAATGTGCTCGTGAAGCCGGGCCACTGGCCCGAACCAAGTCGGCTGCCCGAAAGGTCGTTAGCCCATGTATGCCCCCGAACATCAACTCGCCCGATTGGCTTTTGAAAAAGGAGCCCGTATTGAACTCATCGTCCTGTAAGCCGTCGGCTTTGGTGAAGTTGCGAAACGTTTTAGTTTTGGGGTTGAACTGTGCTAAGCCCCGGTTAGTACTTAGCCAGAGGTTCCTGAACTCATCTGCCAGTATTCCATACACTACTTTATTGGGCAATCCCTGTTTTTCAGTGATATGGTCAAAGTAGCCCGTCTGTTTATCCAGACGATCCAGCCCGCTGCCTTTGGTACCTACCCATAGGTAGCGGGCGGGCTGGTTTGGGTCATTGAGCAGGCTCAACACAAAATCGTTGCTCAAACTCTGACGGTTCGTCTGGCTATTTTTAAAGAGTGAAAAAACCGGCCTGGTCTGTGGGTGATCGGCCCGTATCAACCCCTGTTGGGTACCGATCCAGAGCGTACCGTCCTGATCGAAGTAGATCGTATAGGTTTCTATTTCGGCTCCTTTCTGCGGTAACAGGGATTGATACGAGAAAATCTGAAATTTTTCTGTCTGGGGATCGAATTGAAGAAGCTTGCCATTGATGGCTCCAATCCAAAGCTTACCGAATTTGTCTTCAACCGTCTGGTTATTGTAGAAACCAAACGACGTATTGGGGGGCAGAGGATATTTTTTGAGGAGTTGCCAATCGGCACTAAACTTAAACAGATACATTTCGTGCGTCTGGAAGTTCGTGTTCGATACCCAGAACGTTCCTTGACGATCCTGCATCATATAACGCTGCCGTTTATCAACGGGCGGCAATCCATCAGGCAGGAAAGACTGTGTCCGGTTATTAGCCCGATCAAGTTGTTCATACGCAAACTCATGCCGTACATAAACCCGGCCCTTCCGGTCGGCATACAGATAAGAAAGGGTTTTATCAGGCAGTAACGAATGAAACTGTTTGATTTTGGGGTTGAATTTTCGAAGACCATAGCCACTTGTACCCAGCCAGATATTGCCCGTCTTATCTTCGAGCAGCGTAGTAATGGCATAGAGATTGCCGGGCAGGGCGGTAAACGCATTGCGTGCCGTCAGGCTGTCCTGTACCATGAGATCATCAGGCGAGATCAACCACAAGAGCCCACCCTGAGCAATAGACATTTTTTTCGGATTGATCTCTCTAATGACGGCATCCTCATTTTTCGGCAGATAAATAGTTTTCAGCCTGCCATGCTGACGATAGAGGATTTTATTGTCTTTAAGGCCAAACAACGCATCCTGATTTATATTGGTGTATACGGTATAAGCCCCCCGGAATTCATCCGTAAAAAGAGTGAACGTACTTCCTTTCTGAGGGTATTGCCAGTTAAATGACAGTAAACCGGTATTGCCTACCAACACAGCCTGACCATCGGGACGGAAACTAATGTGCCCAATGCCACCCGTCTTCTTCTTATCGATCGGAATCTGTGTGAGTTGAACCTGATCAGCAAAATTAGCGTGATTGGGAAAGCTGTTTTTAAGCGAAGTAGCTAAACTGATTTTAATCAATTTAGTCTCCTCCGCAATCACCCAGATAGCCCCCTGTGGATCCTCGAACAGATAGTTAATGGCATAATTTCCTGCATTGGAAGACGCCTGATCACGAATATCGAGATGATAAAACCGCTGGGTACGCGTATCGAACAGATTCAGTCCCTGATTGAGGGTACCCACCCACAGCCTCCCCCGGCTATCGACCAGCATCGTTGAGCAGTTGTTATCCGAAAGGCTGTATTTGTTATATGGATCATGAGTAAATACGTTGAAATTATACCCATCGAAGCGGTTTAGTCCATCTTTGGTAGCTACCCAGATAAATCCCTTCTGATCCTGTTTTAGATCGAAAATCATCCCCTGCGACAGACCATCGGAAATAGTTAATTCCTGCCAGCCGTTGGGCTGGGCAAGGAGTACACCAGGAAGAAGTAAAAACAGAAAGTAGAGGACCCGCATTTAAAATGCTCAATTTATAGTCAATAGGGCTTCGTTTCGAGCCGTGCCACGGTTATTTTAGAGTGTCATGATTAACCGTGGCACGGCTCGAAACGAAAGCCCTGGTCAATAATACGAAAAAATCGAAGGGATGTAGATGATCCAATGATGAGATGACTAATGGATAAATTGCACCAGTCTCTTTCTGCCATGTGCTCAACCAGAGAAAAGGGCAAAAAAAGGCTGCTAGCACTGACCAGGTCAAGTCAGTACTAGCAGCCTCCATGAATCAATTTGGGCACGCTGGTGCCGGTATTAGTCCATCAGGTTTACCGTTTGAGAATCTTAACCGTCTGACGCTGAATAGGCGTGCTAACCTGAAGGATGTACTGACCCACTGGCTGGCCCAACTGCACTGTCTGCGGCTGAGACAACTCGCCTGAACCGATTGTCCTCTCGCTGACCACATTCCCCTGAGTATCCACTACCCGTAGGCCAACCTCGTGGGAACCAGCACCTTTTATCAGGACTTCTGCACGGTCGCCTACTACCGGGTTACCCAGCACCTCTACGGTCAAACGAGCCGCAGCTTCTACCCCTACCCGAGCACCTGTAGAGCACACTGCCAGCCAGTTGTAGACATAGCTCGCTTCTCCATCACTTCCCTGCTGGATCGCCTTCAGGGTGATACTCGGATTATCCGTGTATAGATTCAGACTGTAAGGCCCACTGGCTGTTGTAGACGCCAGCTCATTGACCACCCGGAAGCTGATGGGCTGACCTGTTACCCCTCCATACAACGGTGTAAAGGTCAATCGGCGCAGACCGGCACTCACCACCTCACAACTTACTGTGTTTACGCCCGTGATGCTGAACACACCCGTTGGCGGGTTACCCGGCTCATTCACCGTCACACTAACCATGGCCGTTACCGTCTGGGAAACCGGTGAGGTCGCATCGCTCACCATCACCATGAAAGTCTGCACTCCCGCACTTAGCCCCGACACGGTTGCCGAATTGCCGGTAGGGCTGATACTATTCGGACCCGAGAAAACATAACTATATGGACCTGTTCCCCCCGACACATTCGCCGTCAACGTCGTTGACCCATTGGTCAGGAACTGACTCGGACTCGCTTGCAGGTTCACCGTCAATGGGCTCGGCCCAACCCCGACCACCGTCAGGACAAAACTCGTGCTCGTGCTCAGGCTGCCCGGATCGGTCGCCGTCAGTACCACTGTCGAGACCCCACTCACGCTCGGCGTACCCGAAATCTGGGTACCCACCAGACTCAGCCCTGCTGGTAGCCCACTGGCCACCAGTGTAATCTGATTCGGTGTCTCCTGATCGGCAAACGTATTGGCCAGATTCAGACTATACCCCTGCCCCACTACAGCCGTCTGATTACCCACCGGACTGTTCACGCGAGGGGGCGTGTTATCCTGTCCCGCACTGGCACAGGCCGCTAACCAGTTGTAGCTGAAACTAGCCACCTCAACACTTCCTGTTTGGGTCGCCTTTAAGGTCAGCACCGGATTGTCCCTATACAAGGTCAGCGAGTAAGGAGCCGGATCGGTCGTCGGAGCCAGCTCATTAACGATCTCAAAGGCAATCGACTGACCGGTCAGCCCGGCATAACGAGGGGCAAAATTGATGTTGATCCGGTCAGCCACTGGCGTACAACTGATCGTGGTTACCCCTGTGATCGCAAAAGGCTGAGTCGGTGGTGGGGTCGTCGTGGCAGGCAGCACCGTTAATAACAACGGAGTGCTCACAGAAAGCCCACCCGGATCGGTAGCCGTGATATTTATCGTGAAAGGTGAACCTACTGTTGTTGACGATATCCCGCTCAGCGTGGCTCCCGCAAAACCCAGGCCTGCTGGCAACCCACTGGCCGAGAGCCGCAGACTCAGGGGCGTCTCGGTGTCGGTGAAGGTACCTTCAGGAATCACATAGGTGAAATAGGTGCCTGCTGTGGCCGTCTGGCTACTCAACGTACTCACAACTCGAGGGGGCGTGTTGGGCGACTCCGAGGTGCGGCAGGCCTCCAGCCAGTTGTAGCTATAACTGGCTTCGGGTGGAGTACCTCCCTGAGTAGCCTTCAGAGTAAGGATCGGATTATCCGTATAGAGCTGGAGGGTATAAGGCCCCGACTCGGTAGTGGGCAGCAATTCGTTGGCCACCGAGAAAGACAGCGGTTGACCATTGAGTCCGCTGTAGCGGGGCGTAAAGCTGACACTGAAGCGGTTCGGCAGAATAGGTGTACAACTTACCGTCGTCACGGCCGTGATGGCGAAGGGCGCCGTCTGGACGGGCGTCACCGACAAACCAAACGCATTGGAGGTGAGGCTATTGCAAGCGCCCGTGACTACCACCATGTAGCTACCCGCATCGGAGAGCTGGACATTGGCCAGGGTCAGCGTAGCCGAGGTTTGCCCACCAACGGGGTTACTCAGGTTGTCTTTATACCATTGGAAAGCGGTAGGATTGCCAGTGACCGAGACAGCAGTAGTGACATTAGCGCCCACCGTGACACTGGAGGATGAAGCCGGTTGCTGGGTAAAGGCGATAGTCTGGGCCGGTTGTTGGCTCACCTCCACACTGGCCACGGCCGTACAGCCACTACCCGAGGTTAAGGTCACCGAATAGGTGCCCGCTGAACTCACCGTCAAAATAGGATTGGTCGAGCCCGTGTTCCACAATACACTTCCCACACCCACCGCTGTCAGGCTCACACTCGGACTGGCACAGCTTAGGGTCGCACCCGAAGGAGTGATGCTCACTGAGGGCGCACTCTGATCCGCACTCACCTCCACACTGGTCACAGCCGTACAGCCACTACCCGAGGTTAAGGTCACCGAATAGGTGCCCGCTGAACTCACCGTCAAAATAGGATTGGTCGAGCCCGTGTTCCACAATACGCTTCCTACACCCACCGCTGTCAGGCTCACACTCGGACTGGCACAGCTTAGGGTCGCACCCGAAGGAGTGATGCTCACTGAGGGCGCACTCTGGTCGGCACTCACCTCCACACTGGTCACAGCCGTACAGCCACTACCCGAGGTTAAGGTCACCGAATACGTCCCCGCTGAACTCACCGTCAAAATAGGATTGGTCGAGCCCGTGTTCCATAGTACACTCCCTACACCCACCGCTGTCAGGCTTACACTCGGACTGGCACAACTCAGCGTCGCACCCGAAGGAGTGATGCTCACAGAAGGAGCGGTTTGGTCGGCACTCACCTCCACACTGGTCACAGCCGTACAGCCACTGCCCGAGGTCAAGGTCACCGAATACGTCCCCGCTGAACTCACCGTCAAAATAGGATTGGTCGAGCCTGTGTTCCACAATACACTTCCTACGCCCACCGCTGTCAGGCTCACACTCGGACTGGCACAGCTTAGGGTCGCACCCGAAGGAGTGATGCTCACTGATGGGGCTGCCGTCGAGCTACTTACCGTCGTCGTTGTCGTACTGTAACAACCCGTTTCTGTATTGGTCACCGTCACCGAGTAGACGCCCGATGCGTTGACTATCGCGACGCCTGTTTCGGCATTCTGGCTCAGAATGCCGGGTCCACTAAAGGTATAATCATCTCCCCCCTCGGCCGTCAGCGTTAGACTGGACTGAGCGCAGGTCAACACACCACTATTGCTGGCCATCAGCGTGGACGTGGGAGGAGCATTGACAGTCAATTCATAGGTAGCCGTGGCAGATTGACCATTGCTGTTCACCGTCAACGTAAAGGTTTGGATACCGGCCACCAGAGTCGTCAAATTCTGGCCGAAGCTGGGGTTAGAGCTAGT
This window harbors:
- a CDS encoding putative Ig domain-containing protein, producing MKLNVYFLFLALNLCFSQHLFAGNKYWTGNTNTDWNTANNWNPVGVPTASDNAFIRGGTGNPVIAAGTTVTIASIQIYEKTLTISAGATLNVRGDGTLFRYVDLNVSSTLINYGTLAMEAAGGGPVAGVFGPGDDHSLVENYGLIRINSSNNSTAVEMGGPVGGTTSSAIINNYVCGQFIVVSYNILLTDIARFNNNGYTFVGGRISFNGGGGVFTNNGVLKYGSAGTITSNNGSVIVNDNPTNSTIFTYTGTFLGTVNGIYKNANATASAGTFTAPNTFAPSGLSAGEQTLYAKITPSGGGCTYIVPFTYTYADPPNFTTSPTTKSVCSGSSTTFTVAASNATGYQWQVNTGGGFTNLTNTAPYSGVTNTTLSISNVAGLNSYQYRCVATGAGGSTNSNSATLTVNPLPTANILTPSSTTVTCSTPSLSLTATGGGTYRWDNGTTNALRTVTASGTYSVTVTSTGSCTAVDSQVISGNTTAPTANILAPASTTLTCTTTSLSLTATGGGTYRWDNNSTSATRTVTTAATYSVTVTAPNGCTAVDSQVISGNTTAPSANILAPASTTLTCTTTSLSLTATGGGTYRWDNNSTSATRTITTAGTYSVTVTAPNGCTAVDSQVISGNTTAPTANILAPASTTLTCTTTSLSLTATGGGTYRWDNNSTSATRTITTAGTYSVTVTAPNGCTAVDSQVISGNTTAPTANILAPASTTLTCTTTSLSLTATGGGTYRWDNNSTSATRTITTAGTYSVTVTAPNGCTAVDSQVISGNTTAPSANILAPASTTLTCTTTSLSLTATGGGTYRWDDNSTSATRTVTTAGAYSVTATSPITGCSGTASTTVVSTTASVSVSNPIVTTATLSTAFSQTFTASGGVAPFSFSLASGSLPSGLNLSPEGVLSGIPTQSGPFTITVRAADSNGCSGEGASYPLTVLNATPTISDFTASPDPICVGGQVTFSANIANVTGSYAYTLTNGSSTTTGTSSNPSFGQNLTTLVAGIQTFTLTVNSNGQSATATYELTVNAPPTSTLMASNSGVLTCAQSSLTLTAEGGDDYTFSGPGILSQNAETGVAIVNASGVYSVTVTNTETGCYSTTTTTVSSSTAAPSVSITPSGATLSCASPSVSLTAVGVGSVLWNTGSTNPILTVSSAGTYSVTLTSGSGCTAVTSVEVSADQTAPSVSITPSGATLSCASPSVSLTAVGVGSVLWNTGSTNPILTVSSAGTYSVTLTSGSGCTAVTSVEVSADQSAPSVSITPSGATLSCASPSVSLTAVGVGSVLWNTGSTNPILTVSSAGTYSVTLTSGSGCTAVTSVEVSADQSAPSVSITPSGATLSCASPSVSLTAVGVGSVLWNTGSTNPILTVSSAGTYSVTLTSGSGCTAVASVEVSQQPAQTIAFTQQPASSSSVTVGANVTTAVSVTGNPTAFQWYKDNLSNPVGGQTSATLTLANVQLSDAGSYMVVVTGACNSLTSNAFGLSVTPVQTAPFAITAVTTVSCTPILPNRFSVSFTPRYSGLNGQPLSFSVANELLPTTESGPYTLQLYTDNPILTLKATQGGTPPEASYSYNWLEACRTSESPNTPPRVVSTLSSQTATAGTYFTYVIPEGTFTDTETPLSLRLSASGLPAGLGFAGATLSGISSTTVGSPFTINITATDPGGLSVSTPLLLTVLPATTTPPPTQPFAITGVTTISCTPVADRININFAPRYAGLTGQSIAFEIVNELAPTTDPAPYSLTLYRDNPVLTLKATQTGSVEVASFSYNWLAACASAGQDNTPPRVNSPVGNQTAVVGQGYSLNLANTFADQETPNQITLVASGLPAGLSLVGTQISGTPSVSGVSTVVLTATDPGSLSTSTSFVLTVVGVGPSPLTVNLQASPSQFLTNGSTTLTANVSGGTGPYSYVFSGPNSISPTGNSATVSGLSAGVQTFMVMVSDATSPVSQTVTAMVSVTVNEPGNPPTGVFSITGVNTVSCEVVSAGLRRLTFTPLYGGVTGQPISFRVVNELASTTASGPYSLNLYTDNPSITLKAIQQGSDGEASYVYNWLAVCSTGARVGVEAAARLTVEVLGNPVVGDRAEVLIKGAGSHEVGLRVVDTQGNVVSERTIGSGELSQPQTVQLGQPVGQYILQVSTPIQRQTVKILKR